The following are encoded in a window of Flavobacterium psychrotrophum genomic DNA:
- a CDS encoding response regulator — protein MIKKIQCVMLVDDNKIDNFFHERIIKKHDATIKVLPMPFAEEALEYLKATDDRQQPELIFLDINMPGMNGWEFLAEYHKLPSENQQSMIVVMLTTSENPDDRAKALTHGILSDFRSKPLTKEMFEEVIEIYSKSQNQ, from the coding sequence ATGATAAAAAAAATACAATGTGTAATGCTTGTTGACGATAATAAAATTGATAACTTTTTTCACGAAAGGATTATCAAAAAACATGATGCAACAATAAAAGTGTTACCCATGCCTTTTGCCGAAGAAGCTCTTGAATACCTAAAAGCGACTGACGACCGGCAACAACCCGAACTTATTTTTCTTGACATCAACATGCCTGGCATGAACGGTTGGGAATTTTTAGCAGAATACCATAAACTACCCTCAGAAAACCAACAGAGTATGATTGTGGTAATGCTAACAACATCTGAAAACCCCGATGACCGCGCAAAAGCCCTTACCCACGGCATACTGTCAGACTTTAGGTCTAAACCCCTTACTAAAGAGATGTTTGAAGAAGTAATTGAAATTTACTCTAAAAGCCAAAACCAATAA
- the ppk1 gene encoding polyphosphate kinase 1 — protein MIHHSPENRYIDREKSWLAFNARVLQEAADETVPLLDRLRFLGIFSNNFDEFFRVRYAAIRRLSLEGIISEELPSSIAASELLGEITDIVIEQQSESLRILSNIEKELERENIFMVNETQLTREQEIFVKDFFIQKVSPELVTIILNDLEEFPTLRDTGGYLAVKMVMKTKQPDADGFINPQKVRYAILDMPRTINRFIILPTNSEKQYIILLDDVIRFNLDNIFNIFKYESISAHMIKITRDAQLELDSDQSKSLMEKISVGVKDRRIGEPVRFVYDVAIDDDTLEYFITHLKIDATDSIIPGGRYHNRRDYMDFPTLGRNDLVFQKNPPLPVNGLSLEGSILQRIKKKDYLIYAPYQSYSYVIKFLREAALDPKVVSIKITLYRLARNSQIISSLINAAKNGKKVTVQIELQARFDEASNITYAQQMQTEGINLIFGVKGLKVHSKICLAERMEGNKLKRYGFISTGNFNESTAKVYTDVTLFTAHQQIMKEVSRIFDFFDVNYRVHRYKHLVVSPHYTRNKFSKLIDREILNAIAGKPAYIKLKMNSLTDFKMIDKLYEASREGVKVQLVIRGMCCLIPGIPGMSENIEAISIVDNYLEHPRIFIFGNNGNPDIYISSADFMTRNLDSRVEVSCPIYDEEIKQELLDTFEIGWKGNVKARLHSENLENKYRKQPKAKPFRAQLETYNYFRDKLEVIYEEVKPETSSLGTKDLSALES, from the coding sequence ATGATCCACCACTCACCGGAAAACCGGTATATTGACAGGGAAAAAAGCTGGCTGGCCTTTAACGCGCGCGTGCTACAGGAAGCAGCCGATGAAACGGTGCCGTTATTAGACAGGCTGCGTTTTTTAGGTATATTTTCTAATAATTTTGACGAATTTTTCAGGGTGCGCTATGCAGCCATCAGGCGCCTGAGCCTGGAGGGCATTATTAGCGAGGAGCTTCCGTCGAGCATTGCCGCATCAGAATTACTGGGCGAAATTACTGATATTGTTATCGAACAACAGTCAGAAAGCCTTAGGATACTTAGTAATATTGAGAAGGAGCTGGAACGGGAAAACATCTTTATGGTAAACGAAACCCAGCTTACCAGGGAACAGGAAATTTTTGTAAAAGACTTTTTTATACAAAAGGTAAGCCCTGAGTTGGTAACCATTATACTTAACGATCTTGAGGAGTTTCCTACCCTTAGGGATACCGGGGGCTATTTAGCGGTTAAAATGGTTATGAAGACCAAACAGCCCGATGCCGATGGTTTTATAAACCCGCAAAAGGTGCGCTACGCCATACTTGATATGCCGCGTACCATAAACAGGTTTATTATACTGCCCACAAATTCTGAAAAGCAATATATTATACTGCTGGACGATGTTATTAGGTTTAACCTCGATAATATCTTCAATATATTCAAATACGAGAGCATCTCTGCCCACATGATAAAAATTACCCGTGATGCGCAGCTTGAACTGGACAGTGACCAGAGCAAGAGCCTTATGGAAAAAATATCGGTAGGGGTTAAGGATCGCCGTATAGGCGAGCCGGTACGCTTTGTTTATGACGTAGCCATAGATGATGATACGCTTGAATATTTTATTACGCACCTTAAGATAGATGCTACAGACAGTATTATTCCAGGTGGGCGTTACCATAACCGAAGGGATTATATGGATTTCCCTACACTGGGGCGTAATGACCTTGTATTCCAAAAAAATCCGCCGCTTCCCGTTAATGGACTGAGTCTTGAAGGAAGCATACTGCAACGCATTAAGAAAAAAGATTATCTGATATATGCGCCTTACCAGTCTTACTCTTATGTAATTAAATTTTTGCGTGAGGCAGCGTTAGACCCTAAAGTGGTTTCGATAAAAATTACGCTTTACCGCCTTGCCCGAAATTCGCAAATTATAAGCTCGCTTATTAACGCGGCTAAGAATGGTAAAAAGGTAACGGTGCAAATAGAATTACAGGCCCGTTTCGACGAGGCAAGTAATATTACCTATGCCCAGCAAATGCAAACCGAAGGTATTAACCTTATTTTTGGGGTGAAAGGCCTAAAAGTACACAGCAAAATTTGCCTTGCAGAGCGTATGGAAGGTAATAAGCTTAAGCGTTATGGCTTTATATCTACCGGTAACTTTAACGAGAGTACTGCTAAGGTGTATACCGATGTTACGCTGTTTACCGCACATCAACAAATAATGAAAGAGGTAAGCAGGATATTCGACTTTTTTGATGTTAACTACCGTGTGCACCGTTATAAGCATCTTGTTGTTTCTCCGCATTATACCAGAAATAAGTTCAGCAAGCTGATAGATCGGGAAATACTTAATGCCATAGCGGGTAAGCCTGCTTATATTAAGCTTAAGATGAACAGCCTTACCGATTTTAAAATGATCGATAAGCTGTATGAAGCCAGTAGGGAAGGTGTAAAGGTGCAGCTTGTAATTCGTGGTATGTGCTGCCTTATACCGGGGATACCGGGGATGAGCGAAAATATTGAGGCCATAAGTATTGTAGATAATTACCTGGAGCACCCGCGTATATTTATTTTTGGTAATAATGGCAATCCTGATATTTACATTTCGTCGGCAGATTTTATGACGCGTAACCTTGATTCGCGTGTAGAGGTAAGCTGTCCTATTTATGATGAAGAAATAAAGCAGGAACTACTGGATACCTTTGAAATAGGATGGAAGGGTAATGTAAAAGCACGCCTGCACAGCGAAAACCTTGAAAATAAATACAGGAAACAGCCAAAAGCAAAACCTTTCAGGGCGCAACTGGAAACCTATAATTACTTTAGGGATAAGCTGGAGGTAATTTATGAAGAGGTAAAACCCGAAACGAGCAGCTTAGGCACTAAGGACCTGAGTGCCTTAGAATCTTAA
- a CDS encoding sensor histidine kinase — protein sequence MAITDIKRYRNVIILSATIAIVVGATVITGWLLNNQTLMSINPGFTTMKFNTALCFILLGITIFIRHSDKSKNQILANILAVTVSTIGLLSLLQMKGTIFYIDELLAPDNASATHPGKMSPPTSFCLMLSGVAMLIIKSDKKPYILLTQYMLHIVTLIASIALLGYIFGSPHIYRYTFSNSMALHTAIVFIIFSVGTSLANPNRGITALFTGTLIGNVMARKLFIWIIPSVIVICYTRMLLYKYNILSLEVGLALLSVSFLLISLVSVWKTSQTLNAIDEKEKRFEENLRLGIEAAPYALILSTQEGEIIHANYQAEKTFKYSRKELMGTDCKIVLPVEIWSTIKEVRKKFYSELKPLNFKLEDNMHCKRKDGSTFPAELVISPVATPQGPLALTSVIDLTLRVETEKLALEHLAELQHKNQEMEQFNYIASHDLQEPLRTVSNYIMLLQEDYPENVTPEINEHLSVMDQAVCRMSKLIRTLLDFGRLGKDKKLTLTNCNEVVEQVTADLNNLIKSTGATVTVDNSLPTLYAYDTELRQLFQNLINNAIKFSKKEIQPQINIGCREIKGFYKIYVSDNGIGIDEKHFASIFHIFQRVHRQEDYEGYGVGLANCKKIAEMHGGKIWVESEYGEGSTFKFTLINLKP from the coding sequence ATGGCAATTACCGATATCAAAAGATACCGAAACGTTATAATTTTATCTGCCACGATTGCAATTGTGGTGGGCGCTACTGTAATTACAGGCTGGCTTTTAAACAACCAGACATTGATGTCTATAAATCCCGGTTTTACAACCATGAAGTTTAATACGGCTTTATGCTTTATATTACTGGGAATAACAATTTTTATACGCCATTCAGACAAATCTAAAAATCAAATACTTGCAAACATATTAGCAGTAACCGTCTCTACAATTGGATTACTATCATTACTTCAGATGAAAGGCACCATATTTTACATAGACGAACTACTTGCGCCGGATAATGCATCTGCCACCCATCCCGGAAAAATGTCGCCTCCCACATCGTTTTGCCTCATGCTGTCAGGAGTGGCAATGCTTATAATTAAATCTGACAAAAAGCCATATATATTGCTTACACAATACATGTTGCATATCGTTACCCTCATTGCTTCTATTGCATTACTGGGCTACATTTTTGGATCTCCGCATATTTACCGTTATACTTTTTCAAATTCTATGGCATTACACACCGCTATAGTATTCATAATATTTTCAGTCGGCACGTCTTTGGCAAACCCTAATCGTGGTATAACAGCATTATTTACAGGCACACTAATAGGCAACGTTATGGCCAGGAAGTTATTCATCTGGATCATTCCATCGGTCATCGTTATTTGCTATACCCGTATGTTGTTATATAAATATAACATCCTTTCATTAGAAGTAGGACTTGCTTTACTTTCAGTTTCATTTTTGCTTATCAGCCTGGTATCAGTATGGAAAACGTCGCAAACACTTAATGCGATAGATGAAAAAGAAAAACGTTTTGAAGAAAATTTGCGGCTGGGCATAGAAGCAGCTCCTTATGCACTCATACTGTCTACACAGGAAGGAGAGATAATACACGCAAACTACCAGGCAGAAAAAACATTTAAATACTCGCGTAAGGAGTTAATGGGTACTGACTGCAAAATTGTACTGCCAGTTGAGATATGGAGTACCATAAAAGAGGTACGTAAAAAGTTTTACTCAGAGCTTAAGCCTCTAAATTTTAAGCTTGAAGACAATATGCACTGCAAACGGAAGGATGGCTCTACATTTCCGGCAGAACTGGTTATAAGTCCTGTTGCTACACCACAGGGGCCACTGGCGCTAACATCGGTAATAGACTTAACCCTTAGGGTAGAAACAGAGAAATTAGCCTTAGAACACTTGGCAGAGCTTCAGCACAAAAACCAGGAAATGGAGCAGTTTAATTATATAGCATCACATGACTTGCAGGAACCACTACGCACGGTTTCTAATTATATAATGCTGTTGCAGGAAGACTACCCGGAAAATGTAACGCCCGAAATAAACGAACACCTAAGTGTTATGGATCAGGCGGTTTGCCGTATGAGCAAACTTATACGCACGCTACTGGATTTTGGCAGACTGGGTAAAGATAAAAAACTGACACTTACCAACTGCAATGAAGTTGTAGAACAGGTAACTGCAGACCTAAACAACCTCATAAAATCTACCGGGGCAACTGTTACCGTAGATAACTCTTTACCTACGCTTTATGCTTATGATACAGAGCTGCGCCAGCTTTTCCAAAACCTGATAAACAACGCCATAAAATTCAGCAAAAAAGAAATACAGCCACAAATAAATATAGGCTGCCGTGAAATAAAAGGTTTTTATAAAATTTATGTTTCAGATAACGGAATAGGTATAGATGAGAAGCATTTTGCCAGCATTTTTCATATCTTTCAGCGTGTACACCGCCAGGAAGATTATGAAGGATATGGCGTGGGGCTCGCAAACTGCAAGAAGATAGCAGAGATGCACGGTGGCAAAATATGGGTAGAATCTGAATATGGAGAAGGCAGTACCTTTAAATTTACATTAATCAACCTTAAACCATGA
- the pdxH gene encoding pyridoxamine 5'-phosphate oxidase: MSDLSNYRRSYEKSELTETQLPEDPVTLFKKWFIEAEEFGASGEINAMTVSTLGLDGYPNSRVVLLKQYTYEGFIFFTNYNSDKGKAIAANPNVCLSFFWQDMERQVIIKGRAEKTSENTSDGYFESRPTGSRLGAIASEQSSIVSSREYLDDRLVAVEHEYEGREIPRPEHWGGYLVRPVSVEFWQGRPNRMHDRIRFVQQEDHSWKIIRLAP, encoded by the coding sequence ATGTCTGATCTTAGCAACTACCGTCGCTCTTATGAAAAAAGTGAACTTACCGAAACCCAGCTTCCGGAAGATCCTGTTACACTTTTCAAAAAATGGTTTATAGAAGCAGAAGAATTTGGCGCTTCCGGCGAAATAAATGCCATGACGGTAAGCACTCTTGGACTTGACGGTTATCCAAATTCAAGGGTCGTGCTTTTAAAACAATATACTTACGAAGGCTTTATTTTCTTTACCAACTATAATTCTGATAAGGGTAAGGCTATTGCAGCAAACCCTAATGTTTGCCTGTCTTTCTTCTGGCAGGATATGGAACGTCAGGTTATAATAAAGGGTAGAGCAGAAAAAACATCTGAAAATACAAGCGACGGTTATTTTGAAAGCCGCCCCACCGGTAGCCGCCTTGGTGCCATAGCCAGTGAGCAGAGCAGTATAGTGTCATCCCGCGAGTATCTTGATGACAGGCTTGTGGCTGTAGAACATGAGTATGAAGGCCGCGAAATACCGCGCCCGGAACACTGGGGTGGGTATCTTGTACGCCCGGTATCGGTTGAGTTTTGGCAGGGCAGGCCAAACCGCATGCATGACCGTATTCGCTTTGTACAGCAGGAAGATCATTCGTGGAAAATTATAAGGCTTGCACCTTAA
- a CDS encoding response regulator, with protein sequence MGNEVQRIMLIDDNTIDNFFNQRAIQNFNPGIKVTEKRNVKDALEYLENAGNEDFPDLIFLDISMPKYSGWDFLDAYNERYANKKTRITILTSSEDPLDLASAQILGISLKNKPLKASLLDEIINNKGGYAAAV encoded by the coding sequence ATGGGAAATGAGGTACAACGTATCATGCTGATAGACGATAACACGATAGACAATTTTTTTAACCAAAGGGCAATCCAAAACTTTAACCCCGGTATTAAAGTTACCGAAAAGCGTAACGTAAAAGATGCGCTGGAATATCTTGAAAATGCAGGTAACGAAGATTTTCCTGATCTTATTTTCCTGGATATTAGCATGCCAAAATATAGCGGATGGGATTTTCTTGATGCTTACAATGAGCGCTATGCCAATAAAAAAACACGCATTACCATCCTTACAAGTTCTGAAGATCCTTTAGATCTGGCCTCTGCACAAATACTTGGCATTTCATTAAAGAACAAGCCATTAAAAGCAAGCCTGCTCGACGAAATTATTAATAATAAAGGCGGTTATGCGGCAGCAGTTTAA
- the dnaK gene encoding molecular chaperone DnaK: MSKIIGIDLGTTNSCVSVMEGGEPVVIANAEGKRTTPSVIAFVEGGEIKVGDPAKRQAVTNPTKTIASIKRFMGNKFSESSKEAQNVPYSVVKGDNDTPRVDINGRLYTPQELSAMTLQKMKKTAEDYLGQTVTEAVITVPAYFNDAQRQATKEAGEIAGLKVRRIINEPTAAALAYGLDKMGKDQKIAVYDLGGGTFDISILELGDGVFEVLSTNGDTHLGGDDFDQVLIDWLANDFNSEEGIDLRKDPMALQRLKEAAEKAKVELSSSTQTEINLPYVTATASGPKHLVKTLTRAKFEQLADELVKRSMEPVAKALKDAGLSISDIDEVILVGGSTRIPRIQEEVEKFFGKKPSKGVNPDEVVAIGAAIQGGVLSGDVKDVLLLDVTPLSLGIETMGGVMTRLIESNTTIPTKKSQVFSTAADNQPSVEIHVIQGERSMAADNKTIGRFHLDGIPSAARGVPQIEVTFDIDANGIIKVSATDKGTGKSHDIRIEASSGLTPEEIERMRKEAEVNAEADKLVKEKAELINRADSTIFETEKQLAEFGDKLSDSNKQPIEAALAELKVVYQLRDTNAIQPILDKIDAAWKTATEEMYKQGGEQGGAQGQPEAAQAEGDNVQDVDFEEVK; this comes from the coding sequence ATGAGTAAAATAATCGGAATCGACTTAGGAACAACCAACTCCTGCGTATCAGTAATGGAAGGCGGAGAGCCGGTAGTTATTGCAAATGCAGAAGGAAAAAGGACAACCCCGTCGGTAATTGCCTTTGTAGAGGGTGGCGAAATTAAAGTGGGCGACCCGGCTAAAAGGCAAGCGGTTACCAACCCAACAAAAACTATTGCTTCTATTAAGCGTTTTATGGGAAACAAATTCTCTGAAAGCAGCAAAGAAGCTCAAAATGTACCTTACAGTGTTGTAAAAGGTGATAATGATACACCTCGTGTAGACATTAACGGCCGTCTTTACACACCACAGGAACTATCTGCAATGACATTGCAGAAAATGAAAAAAACTGCCGAAGATTATCTTGGGCAAACAGTAACTGAAGCGGTTATTACCGTTCCTGCTTATTTTAACGATGCACAGCGCCAGGCTACTAAAGAAGCAGGTGAAATTGCAGGTCTTAAAGTAAGAAGGATCATCAACGAGCCTACAGCAGCAGCACTTGCTTATGGCCTTGATAAAATGGGTAAAGACCAGAAAATTGCAGTTTATGACTTAGGTGGTGGTACTTTTGATATCTCTATCCTTGAGCTTGGCGACGGCGTTTTTGAAGTACTTTCTACAAATGGTGATACGCACCTTGGTGGAGATGACTTTGACCAGGTACTTATTGACTGGTTAGCAAACGACTTTAACAGCGAAGAAGGTATTGACCTTCGTAAAGACCCAATGGCTCTTCAGCGCCTGAAAGAAGCTGCTGAAAAAGCTAAAGTAGAACTTTCATCTTCTACTCAAACAGAAATTAACCTTCCGTATGTAACGGCTACGGCTTCTGGCCCTAAGCACTTAGTTAAAACCCTTACAAGGGCTAAATTTGAGCAGCTTGCAGATGAACTTGTAAAACGTTCTATGGAGCCGGTTGCTAAGGCACTTAAAGATGCAGGCCTTTCTATTTCAGACATCGATGAGGTTATCCTTGTAGGTGGTTCTACACGTATACCACGTATACAGGAAGAAGTTGAGAAATTCTTTGGAAAAAAACCATCTAAAGGTGTTAACCCGGATGAGGTTGTAGCTATTGGTGCTGCTATTCAGGGTGGTGTACTTAGCGGAGACGTTAAAGATGTACTACTTCTAGATGTTACTCCACTTTCTCTTGGTATCGAAACTATGGGGGGCGTTATGACACGTCTAATCGAGTCTAACACAACTATCCCTACAAAAAAATCTCAGGTATTCTCTACAGCTGCTGATAACCAGCCATCTGTTGAAATACACGTTATACAAGGTGAGCGTTCAATGGCTGCCGATAACAAAACTATTGGCCGTTTCCACCTTGATGGTATTCCTTCTGCTGCAAGGGGTGTACCTCAAATTGAAGTTACTTTTGATATTGATGCTAACGGTATCATCAAAGTGTCTGCTACTGATAAAGGTACAGGCAAATCTCACGATATCCGTATCGAGGCTTCATCAGGCTTAACTCCTGAAGAAATCGAAAGGATGCGTAAAGAAGCTGAGGTTAATGCTGAGGCAGACAAACTTGTTAAAGAGAAAGCTGAACTTATAAACAGAGCTGACTCTACAATTTTTGAAACTGAGAAGCAGCTTGCTGAGTTTGGTGATAAACTTTCTGACAGTAACAAACAGCCTATTGAAGCTGCACTTGCTGAACTTAAAGTGGTTTACCAACTTAGAGATACAAACGCTATACAGCCAATACTTGATAAGATTGATGCTGCATGGAAAACTGCTACTGAAGAGATGTACAAACAAGGCGGAGAGCAAGGTGGCGCACAAGGCCAGCCGGAAGCTGCTCAGGCTGAGGGAGACAACGTTCAGGATGTAGATTTTGAAGAAGTGAAATAA
- a CDS encoding SixA phosphatase family protein, with the protein MKNLILIRHAKSSWDAPLIDKDRPLSNRGIQDAHLVAAKAEQIFPKSYIVWSSTAQRARNTAYIFAENLSIPIDTISFRDDLYTFDEKTLEKIIKSCDNQFDNLILFGHNDAITNFVNTFGNRAVENVPTAGVVSISFDENDWKNIRKGKTDIVLFPRELKKYDPPLTGKPVY; encoded by the coding sequence ATGAAAAATTTAATCCTGATACGCCATGCCAAATCCAGCTGGGATGCACCTCTTATAGATAAAGACCGCCCGCTTAGTAACCGTGGTATACAAGATGCGCATTTAGTAGCAGCCAAGGCAGAGCAAATCTTTCCCAAATCGTATATTGTTTGGAGCAGTACTGCGCAGCGTGCCAGGAATACAGCTTACATTTTTGCAGAAAACCTGTCTATACCCATCGATACCATAAGCTTTAGGGACGACCTGTATACCTTTGATGAAAAAACACTCGAAAAGATCATAAAAAGCTGCGATAACCAATTTGATAACCTAATTCTTTTCGGACATAATGACGCTATTACTAATTTTGTTAATACCTTTGGGAACCGCGCTGTAGAAAACGTACCTACAGCGGGGGTTGTTTCCATTTCGTTTGATGAAAACGACTGGAAAAATATCCGTAAGGGTAAAACAGATATAGTACTTTTTCCAAGAGAATTAAAAAAATATGATCCACCACTCACCGGAAAACCGGTATATTGA
- a CDS encoding Ppx/GppA phosphatase family protein encodes MISIKKYAAIDIGSNAVRLLISNIVEQEGKEPQFNKSSLVRVPVRLGQDAFTVGEITEENIARMVDAMKAYKLLMKVHKVERYMACATSAMREAYNGQEVVDIIQREADIKIDIIDGKKEAAIIAATDLDEFLKPGQHYLFVDVGGGSTEFSLFADGKIVASKSFKNGTVRLLNNMVNDVVWQEIEKWIKAVTEPYENINLIGSGGNINKLFKLSGKKQDKPLSYFYIHSQYQFLNSLSYEQRISELGLNPDRADVIIYATRIYLNAMKWSGARNIFVPKIGLSDGIVKAMYYGSI; translated from the coding sequence ATGATTTCAATAAAAAAATATGCTGCTATAGATATTGGCTCTAATGCCGTGAGGCTGCTTATATCTAACATTGTAGAGCAGGAGGGCAAGGAGCCGCAGTTTAATAAAAGCTCGCTGGTGCGTGTGCCGGTGCGCCTTGGGCAGGATGCTTTTACCGTGGGCGAAATTACAGAAGAAAATATTGCACGTATGGTAGATGCCATGAAAGCTTATAAGCTACTGATGAAGGTGCATAAGGTAGAGCGTTATATGGCCTGTGCAACATCTGCAATGCGTGAAGCTTACAACGGTCAGGAAGTAGTTGATATCATTCAGCGGGAGGCCGACATTAAAATAGATATCATTGATGGCAAAAAAGAAGCAGCAATTATAGCTGCAACTGACCTGGATGAGTTTTTAAAACCCGGACAACACTACCTTTTTGTAGACGTAGGCGGTGGCAGTACAGAGTTTTCACTGTTTGCAGATGGTAAGATCGTAGCCTCTAAATCGTTCAAGAACGGTACTGTTCGTTTGCTAAATAATATGGTAAATGATGTGGTATGGCAGGAAATAGAAAAATGGATTAAAGCTGTAACAGAACCCTATGAGAATATTAACCTTATAGGTTCTGGTGGCAATATAAATAAGCTGTTTAAACTGTCGGGTAAAAAACAGGATAAGCCCTTGTCTTATTTTTACATACACTCGCAATACCAGTTTTTAAACAGCCTTAGTTACGAGCAGCGAATATCTGAACTGGGCCTTAACCCTGATAGGGCAGATGTAATTATATATGCTACGCGTATTTACCTGAATGCCATGAAATGGAGTGGTGCACGCAATATTTTTGTGCCTAAAATAGGCCTTAGCGACGGTATTGTAAAGGCAATGTATTACGGCAGCATTTAA
- the nudK gene encoding GDP-mannose pyrophosphatase NudK has translation MSDTIRIISEAVLSDNWAVLTKVTYEATETSGEKTTDTREVYNRGNGAVILLYNSENNTVILTRQLRIATYFNGNTNGLMIEAPAGKLDENEPEECIRRETQEETGYTIGAVKKIMEVYMSPGSVTETIHFFIAPYTSAMKTGTGGGLEEEHENIEVLELNFTKAYNMIASGEINDAKTIMLLQYARLEQLINYDN, from the coding sequence ATGTCAGATACCATCAGGATCATCTCAGAAGCAGTACTAAGCGACAACTGGGCAGTACTTACTAAAGTAACCTATGAAGCAACAGAAACATCGGGAGAAAAAACAACCGATACCCGCGAAGTTTACAATCGTGGCAATGGGGCTGTAATACTGTTGTATAATTCAGAGAATAATACTGTTATACTTACACGCCAGCTTCGTATTGCAACCTATTTTAACGGCAATACTAATGGCCTTATGATAGAAGCCCCCGCAGGTAAGCTGGATGAAAATGAACCCGAAGAGTGCATAAGACGCGAAACCCAGGAGGAAACCGGTTACACTATAGGCGCAGTTAAAAAGATTATGGAAGTATATATGTCGCCAGGATCTGTTACAGAAACCATACATTTTTTTATTGCACCTTACACCAGTGCCATGAAAACCGGCACCGGCGGCGGACTCGAAGAGGAACATGAAAATATAGAGGTACTGGAACTCAACTTTACCAAAGCATACAATATGATAGCCAGTGGCGAAATAAACGATGCCAAAACAATAATGCTGCTACAGTATGCAAGACTGGAACAGCTTATTAACTATGATAATTAG
- a CDS encoding helix-turn-helix domain-containing protein yields MKRLKNEADVKERADKIPESRAFISVPEAGMLFGIAKRTLYRLVDQGKIPSVNLGTRLVRIDRTVMEGMFGPVRNLPQPESAPKKKLYSLEKEDCYTIGEIAHKFQISESSVNNHIRKYSIPTRQIGKHVYAPKSEIDNLYNGNDFI; encoded by the coding sequence ATGAAGCGGCTTAAAAATGAGGCGGACGTCAAAGAGCGGGCAGATAAAATACCAGAGAGCAGGGCATTTATTTCTGTCCCTGAAGCTGGCATGCTTTTTGGCATTGCCAAAAGAACCCTTTACCGACTTGTTGATCAGGGAAAAATTCCATCAGTTAATCTGGGAACCAGGCTTGTACGGATAGACCGCACCGTTATGGAAGGAATGTTCGGACCTGTCCGCAACCTGCCGCAGCCTGAGAGCGCACCGAAGAAAAAATTATACAGCCTTGAAAAGGAAGACTGTTATACCATTGGCGAAATAGCCCATAAATTTCAAATATCTGAAAGTTCGGTTAACAACCATATCAGGAAATATTCAATCCCTACCAGACAGATCGGAAAACATGTATATGCTCCCAAAAGCGAAATTGATAATTTATATAACGGAAATGATTTTATATGA